In Rhodococcus pseudokoreensis, the DNA window CACCGACCTTGCCAGAGAGGACAATTCGGTCTGCCCGTACGCTCCACTGAAGCCGACCCGGACGCGCCCCTCGACCTCCGGATCCGCGATCACCGCGGCGTCGACGGCGCGGTCGATCCCGGCGAGGGCGTCCTTGCACGGCTGCAGGAAGCGCTCCCCCGCCGCGGTGAGCCGGACCGATCGCGTGGTGCGGTCGAACAGTTTCACACCGAGGCGCTTCTCGAGGTGCTGCACCTGCTGGCTCACCGCCGGTTGCGCGATGTGCAGCACCTCCGCGGCCCGGCCGTAGTTGAGTTCCTCGGCGACCGCCACGAACGACTTCATCCAGCGGATTTCCACGGCCGGTCAGTCCACCACGAACACCGTGACCCGGACCTCGCCGGGCAGGCGTTCACCGGTGCCGACGAGGATCCGCGAGCGCAGCCACGACCACCGGCCCTCGGCGGCGGTGAGCCGCGGCGTGCAGCGGAAGTAGATGCGCTGGGGCGGCACGGGCTCGCCCGCGACCAGCCGGGCGATGTCTTCCGGGGTGCCTGAGCGAAGCCCGAAGTTGGTGACGTAGATCCGGTCGCCGTCGTCGGTCTCGATCGCGTACTTCGCCTCGAGTTCGGTGAGCGTGGACGAGCTGAGCACCTGGAAGTCCGCCCCGACCGGCAGCACGGTGCCGCGGAGTTCGGGGCCCTCGACGCGTCCCCCGACGATGGGGATGATGCGGCGAGTGCCTTCGGGTGTGGATCCGATCTCCACCGGATCGGCGACCTGCACGACGAACGTGGCGAGGAACGACAGGCCGGGCGGGGCCGGGGCGAGCAGGTCGGTCATCGTGCCCTACTCGGGACGTGCGGGAAAGGCGATGCTCTGCAACGTGTCCCGCATCTGATTCACGACCGATTCGGGGATGCCCTCGAAATAGCGTCCGTGGGCGGCGTCGACGCGGGCCTTGGCGTCGTCGCGGAGCCGCCTGCCCTCGTCGGTCGCGGCGATCAGCTTGTTGCGGCGATCGGAGGGGTCGAGGGTGCGCACGACGAGTCCGCGTTCCTCGAGTTCGTCGACGAGTCCCACGATCTGGCTGGGGTCGAGGCCCATGGTGGCGGCCACTCCGCGCTGGTTGACGCCCTCGGCCTGTTCACAGGCGAGGACCAGGACCGAGTAGGACCGCACCCGCAGTCCGGTGGGAACGAGGGCCTTGTTCACCGAGCCCAGCACCATTCCGCCGACGCGGGAGAGCAGGAACCCGATGTCGTCTGATAACGCCTGCGCCTCTGTCATGCGACGACCCCCTTCCGATGAGTGTCGCTAGAGTAGCAGATCTTAATGATTGACTTTCTCAATCATCAATGATTATGTGTGATTCAGCGAACACGACCTTAGGAGAATCACGACATGGACCTCACCGACAAAGTCGCCGTCGTCACCGGCAGCGGACAGGGCCTCGGGCTCGCCTACGCCAAGGACCTCGCCCGCCACGGCGCCGCGGTCGTGATCAACGACGTCAACCAGGCCACCGCCGACGCCGCCGTCGCCGAGATCACCGCCGCCGGCGGCCGCGCCGTCGCCGTCGTCGCCCCCGTCGGCAGCACCGAGACCGCCCGGAAACTGGTCGCCGGAGCAGTCGAGGCGTTCGGCCGCCTCGACGTCATGGTCACCAACGCCGGCATCCTCCGCGACAAGGTGCTGTGGAAGATGACCGACGACGACTTCGACGCCGTGATCAACGTGCACCTGCGCGGCACATTCACCTGCGTCCGCGAAGCGGTCCTGCGCTTCCGGGAACAGGGCGACGGTGGCCGCATCATCTGCATCGGCTCCCCCGCCGGCCAGCGCGGCAACTTCGGGCAGACCAACTACTCCGGCGCCAAGTCCGGCATCGTCGGCATGGTCCGCACCTGGGCGCTCGAACTGCAACGCGCCGGCATCACCGCCAACGCCGTCTGCCCCGTCGCCGCCACCGCGATGACCGAAACGATTCCCTTCCTCGCCCCCTACATCGAGGGCATGAAGAACGGCGAACCGCTGCCCGGCATCATCCGCCGCGAGGTCGGCATGGGCACCCCCGACGACGCCGCGGGCATCATCTCGTTCCTCGCCTCGGACGCCGCAGCCGACATCACCGGGCAGGCGTTCGCCGTCGGCGGCGACCGCCTCGCCCTGTGGTCGCATCCCGAACTGACCGCCGTCGAGTACCAGGACGGCGGCTGGTCGGCCGACGACATCGCGGCCCGGTGGACCCGGACGTTCGGCGATTCCGTCCAATCCGTCGGCGAGGAATTTCCTGAGGAGCTGATGGCCAAGTGAGCCGCTACGAGTACGGCATCGACTTCGACACGATCGACGCCATCGACATCCACACCCACATCGAGATCGACGGCTGCGGACACCGTTCCCTCGACGACGAACTGATGGCCGCATCCGAAAAGTACTTCAAATCCGGCGAGGAGCGCACCCCGTCCATCGACGCGGTCGCCGACCACTACCGGGCCCGCAACATGGCCGCAGTCGTTTTCACCGTCGACGCCGCCTCCGCCAGCGGACACGCCGCGAACTCCGTCGAAGAGATCGCCGAAGGCGCCGCCCGCCACAACGACGTCCTCATCCCGTTCGGCTCCGTCGACCCCTGGCAGGGCAAGGCCGCCGTCCGCCGCGTCCACCGCCTCGTCGACGACTACGGCGTCAAGGGCTTCAAATTCCACCCCAGCATGCAGGGATTCGAGCCCAACGACCGCCGGTTCTACCCGCTCTACGACGCCATCACCGAGGCCGGGGTCCCCGCCCTCTTCCACACCGGCCAGACCGGCATCGGCGCCGGCCTGCCCGGTGGCCACGGCATCAAGCTGCGCTACTCCGACCCGATGCTCCTCGACGACGTCGCCGCCGACTTCCCCGACCTCACCGTGATCATGGCCCACCCCGCCGTCCCGTGGGTCGACGCACAGATCTCCATCGCCACCCACAAGGCCAACGTCTACATCGACCTGTCCGGATGGTCGCCGAAATACTTCCCGCCGCAGCTGGTCAAGGCCGCCAACAGCATGCTCCGCGGCAAGGTGCTCTTCGGATCCGACTTCCCCGTCATCCAGGTCGACCGCTGGATCACCGACTTCGAGAACCTCGACATCAAACCGGAGGTCGCCCCGCTGATCTTCAAACAGAACGCGCTGCGCGTCCTCGGCATCAAGCACTGACCCTGCCCCACCGAACCAGGAGAGCACTCATGACCACCGCCACCACCACCCGGGTCGCCACCCTCGCCGACCTCGCCGCGCTCGAGGGCACGTCGCTCGGCACCAGCTCGTGGATCGACATCCCGCAGCAGCGGATCGACACGTTCGCCGACGCCACCGACGACCACCAGTGGATCCACGTCGACCCCGAACGCGCCCGGGCCGAGAGCCCGTTCGGCGGACCCATCGCCCACGGGTACCTCACGTTGTCGCTGATCATCCCCATGTGGGACGAGATCCTGACCGTCGACAGCGTGACCATGGCCGTCAACTACGGGCTGAACAAGGTCCGGTTCACCAACCCCGTGCCCGCCGAGGGGCGTGTCCGGCTCAGCGCGACGCTGCAGTCCGTCGAGGAACTGCCCAAGGGCGGCGTCCAGGTGACGATCGCGGGGCAGATCGAACTCGAGGGCAGCGAGCGACCCGCGGTAGTCGTCGAGGCCGTGTACCGCTTCTTCGAGTAACCCACCCGTGAGTACTTATTAACGTCGGGCGGTTAACAAGTACTCACGGGCGGCGGAGCCGCACGACCTACTCGGGCGCCTGGTCGTCGGGCTCGACCTGCTCCTCCTGCTTGCGCTCGGACGCGTTGCCGGCGATTCCCTTCGCCTCGCGTTCGGCCGCCAGCCGGTCTTCCATGTCGTCGACGAGGTCTGCGATCCGCTGGTGTTCGGGGAGCTGATCGTGTCGATCCGGATTCGCCTTCATCACGCTCCTTCCGCCGGGTGCGACGTGCCGCAATCCTGCGACTCCTGGACGCACAATTCGAACTGTACGCCGCGGGCCCGGCGGGAGCGGGCATTCGTCACGGTACGAACTGGACGGCCGTCTTTCACACATTTCGGATCGTCGCCGAAACCCGTTGCCGAGCAGCGCCTTACGGGCCATAGATGCTCCAATGCCGCACTGCGCAACCTCATTTCGGGATCGACGCGGGCACCTCCACCGCGACGAGTAGGCGATGAATTCGATGCACAATCGACACCGTCTTGCGAGAACCCGCAGCCGGCACCTCGTACTCTGGACCGGTACCACCCGAAGGAGGACCGATATGCCAGCAGTCACCACACCGCACGTCTACGTTCATCGCGCCGGCGATCGGCTGAAAACCAAGATTTCCTGGTTGGATTCGAAGCACTCGTTCTCCTTCGGCCAGCACTACGACCCCGACAACACGCACCACGGACTGCTCCTCGTCAACAACGACGACACGGTGCTCCCCGGTCAGGGATTCGACACCCATCCGCACAAGGACATGGAGATCGTCACCTGGGTGCTGCGCGGCTCGCTCGTCCACCAGGACTCGATCGGCCACTCCGGCATCATCTATCCCGGCCTGGCGCAACGCATGAGCGCAGGCAAGGGGACCATGCATTCCGAGAAGAACGACAGCTGGCGCCTCGCCGGTGAGCAGCACCACGAGCCGGTGCATTTCGTCCAGATGTGGGTGGTACCCGACGAACCCGGACTCGCCCCGAGTTACGAACAACTCGAGATCGAGGACGAGATCCTCAAGGGCGGGCTGGTGCCCGTTGCGTCCGGAATGCCGGAATACAAGGACAATTCGGCGATCCGGATCAACAACAAGCACGCGGCGCTGCATGTCGCGCGAATCTTCCCCGGCGCACCGGTGACCCTTCCCGAAGCGCCGTTCCTCCACGTGTTCGTCGCCCGGGGCACCGCGGAGATGGAGGGTGTCGGCACCCTGTACGAGGGCGACGCCGTCCGGTTGAGCGCCTCCGGTGGCCAGCAGATCTCCTCCCACTCCGGCGCCGAGGTGCTCGTCTGGGAGATGCACGCCCGCCTCGGCGGCTGAGTTCCCAGCAAGTTCACAGCCGGACGGAACGCCGCGCGCAGGTTCGTGCGCCACGATCGGGGGCACAGCCCGATCATGGAGAGGTATCCACAGTGAACAAGGACGTCGAGAAGAGCCGACTGCGCATCAGCCGCCGCCGCGCATTTGCGGTCGGGGGAACGGTGAGTCTGGGTGGGCTCATCGCCGCCTGCACCGGGAACGGGAGCAGCGGCACGGCGGCGTCGGCCACGTCGACCGCGGCAGCGTCGAGCGCGACGCCGACGAGCGCCGACGCGGTGACGGCCCTGCTCGACCAGGCGCCGCAGTGCGTGATGGCCGTCGAGGAGACGCAGGGGCCGTACTGGTTCGACGTCGACTCCATCCGCAGCGACATCCGCGAAGACCGGCCGGGGACGAACCTGCAGCTCGCACTGCGGGTGCAGGACCTGACGAACTGTTCCGCGGACGGTTCCGCCGCGGTGGTGAGTAATGCCGTCGTGGAGATCTGGCACTGCGACGCGGGCGGCGTGTACTCCGGCTTCGAGTCGGGTTCGAAGGCCGCGGACCTCAGCGGCAACGGCGCGCCCGGTGGCGGCGGCCAGCCGCCGGAAGGCGGACCCGGCGGTCCCGGCGGCCAGCCCCCGGCCGGTGGTCCCGGCGGACCCGGCGGCGACATGTCCGGCGGTTCGGGTGAGACGTCCGACGGGTCCTACAGTGTCGGCGACAGCGAGGCCACCACCACGGACGACGGCACCTACCTGCGCGGCGCCCAGACGACGGACGCGAACGGCATCGCCCAGTTCACCACCGTCTTCCCCGGCTGGTACATCAGCCGGACCACCCACATCCACCTCAAGGTGCACATCGACAAGAAGACGGTGCTCACCACCCAGCTGTTCTTCGACGAGGCCCTGCTCGACGAGGTGTATGCGACGGCGCCGTACTCCGATCACACCGGGCGCGAGAGCAACGTGACCAACGCCACCGACAGCATCTACGACGACGCGGGCCTGCTGACCGTCGCCAAGCAGTCGGACGGCTACCTCGCGGCGATCAACCTCGGCGTCGACGTCTGACCGATCCCCGGTCCTTTGTTTCGCCCTGAGCGCAGTGGTGGACCTGTCGGCGCGGAACGGTGTAAGGATGGAACGCATGACCACGGCTCAGCGCTCCGGCATCGACCTCACCCACCTCGACAGCGACACCCGCGCCCAGGACGACCTGTTCGTTCACGTGAACGGCAAGTGGATCGACGAATACGAGATTCCCGCGGACCGGGCGATCGACGGCGCGTTCCGCACGCTCTACGACAAGGCCGAGGTCGACGTCCAGAACATCATCGAGGAGGCGGCGGGCTCCGGCGCGACCCCGGGTACCGACGCGCAGCGCATCGGCGATCTGTACGGCAGCTTCATGGACGCAGACGTCGTGGAGGCGGCGGGGCTCGCTCCGATCGCCGGGGAGCTCGCCGACGTGGCCTCGGCCGCCGACCGCTCCGTCCTCGCCGCCGTCATCGGGCGCCTGCAGCGCACGGGGGTCGGCGGCGCGGTCGGTCACTACGTCGACACGGACGCCAAGAACTCCGCGCGTTACCTCGTGCACTTCAGTCAGGCCGGCATCGGCCTGCCCGACGAGTCGTATTACCGCCAGGACGACCATGCGGAGATCCGCACCGCGTACGTGGCGCACATCGCGAAGATGTTCGCCCTCGCCGGTGTCGACTACGACGCGCAGCGCGTGTTCGACCTGGAAACGAAGATCGCGGCAGGCCATTGGGACGTCGTGAAGCGCCGCGATGCCGAGCTCAGCTACAACCTGCTCACCCTCGACCAGCTGCCCGCCGGGTT includes these proteins:
- the couN gene encoding 4-hydroxyphenyl-beta-hydroxyacyl-CoA dehydrogenase — encoded protein: MDLTDKVAVVTGSGQGLGLAYAKDLARHGAAVVINDVNQATADAAVAEITAAGGRAVAVVAPVGSTETARKLVAGAVEAFGRLDVMVTNAGILRDKVLWKMTDDDFDAVINVHLRGTFTCVREAVLRFREQGDGGRIICIGSPAGQRGNFGQTNYSGAKSGIVGMVRTWALELQRAGITANAVCPVAATAMTETIPFLAPYIEGMKNGEPLPGIIRREVGMGTPDDAAGIISFLASDAAADITGQAFAVGGDRLALWSHPELTAVEYQDGGWSADDIAARWTRTFGDSVQSVGEEFPEELMAK
- a CDS encoding DUF3237 domain-containing protein: MTDLLAPAPPGLSFLATFVVQVADPVEIGSTPEGTRRIIPIVGGRVEGPELRGTVLPVGADFQVLSSSTLTELEAKYAIETDDGDRIYVTNFGLRSGTPEDIARLVAGEPVPPQRIYFRCTPRLTAAEGRWSWLRSRILVGTGERLPGEVRVTVFVVD
- the couM gene encoding MaoC family dehydratase encodes the protein MTTATTTRVATLADLAALEGTSLGTSSWIDIPQQRIDTFADATDDHQWIHVDPERARAESPFGGPIAHGYLTLSLIIPMWDEILTVDSVTMAVNYGLNKVRFTNPVPAEGRVRLSATLQSVEELPKGGVQVTIAGQIELEGSERPAVVVEAVYRFFE
- a CDS encoding pirin family protein, with amino-acid sequence MPAVTTPHVYVHRAGDRLKTKISWLDSKHSFSFGQHYDPDNTHHGLLLVNNDDTVLPGQGFDTHPHKDMEIVTWVLRGSLVHQDSIGHSGIIYPGLAQRMSAGKGTMHSEKNDSWRLAGEQHHEPVHFVQMWVVPDEPGLAPSYEQLEIEDEILKGGLVPVASGMPEYKDNSAIRINNKHAALHVARIFPGAPVTLPEAPFLHVFVARGTAEMEGVGTLYEGDAVRLSASGGQQISSHSGAEVLVWEMHARLGG
- the couO gene encoding 4-hydroxyphenyl-beta-ketoacyl-CoA hydrolase, whose product is MSRYEYGIDFDTIDAIDIHTHIEIDGCGHRSLDDELMAASEKYFKSGEERTPSIDAVADHYRARNMAAVVFTVDAASASGHAANSVEEIAEGAARHNDVLIPFGSVDPWQGKAAVRRVHRLVDDYGVKGFKFHPSMQGFEPNDRRFYPLYDAITEAGVPALFHTGQTGIGAGLPGGHGIKLRYSDPMLLDDVAADFPDLTVIMAHPAVPWVDAQISIATHKANVYIDLSGWSPKYFPPQLVKAANSMLRGKVLFGSDFPVIQVDRWITDFENLDIKPEVAPLIFKQNALRVLGIKH
- the couR gene encoding MarR family transcriptional repressor CouR gives rise to the protein MTEAQALSDDIGFLLSRVGGMVLGSVNKALVPTGLRVRSYSVLVLACEQAEGVNQRGVAATMGLDPSQIVGLVDELEERGLVVRTLDPSDRRNKLIAATDEGRRLRDDAKARVDAAHGRYFEGIPESVVNQMRDTLQSIAFPARPE
- a CDS encoding intradiol ring-cleavage dioxygenase codes for the protein MNKDVEKSRLRISRRRAFAVGGTVSLGGLIAACTGNGSSGTAASATSTAAASSATPTSADAVTALLDQAPQCVMAVEETQGPYWFDVDSIRSDIREDRPGTNLQLALRVQDLTNCSADGSAAVVSNAVVEIWHCDAGGVYSGFESGSKAADLSGNGAPGGGGQPPEGGPGGPGGQPPAGGPGGPGGDMSGGSGETSDGSYSVGDSEATTTDDGTYLRGAQTTDANGIAQFTTVFPGWYISRTTHIHLKVHIDKKTVLTTQLFFDEALLDEVYATAPYSDHTGRESNVTNATDSIYDDAGLLTVAKQSDGYLAAINLGVDV